In a genomic window of Thermodesulfobacteriota bacterium:
- a CDS encoding prohibitin family protein, which translates to MSIRPGLQRLNFLYPILIIVIIILATSSFVIVESGHVGVVRTLGAVQPVPLSEGFHFKKPFVDKVEQIDVRLNKAQSKSAAASKDLQTVQTQVTVQYSLLGPAAPETFQKIGTRDVVAATVIEPAIQESVKAITAQYTAEQLVTKRAEVKLQIQEAIDNFIDVTLKDKNVPAALKISNVAITDFEFSDEFNRAIELKVKAEQEALQARNEKTKRVTQAEAAYQEQKLAADAAAYDIEARSKAKADAIAREAKALKDNPELIQLRMSEKWDGTLPKFTGGDAIPFIDINSVINDKQ; encoded by the coding sequence ATGTCAATAAGACCGGGTTTGCAAAGACTGAATTTTCTTTACCCTATTTTGATCATCGTCATAATAATCCTCGCTACGAGCTCGTTCGTCATAGTGGAGAGCGGGCACGTCGGCGTCGTAAGGACACTCGGGGCGGTACAGCCCGTGCCGCTCTCTGAAGGCTTCCATTTCAAGAAGCCGTTCGTCGACAAGGTCGAGCAGATAGACGTGAGGCTCAACAAGGCGCAGTCGAAGTCCGCGGCGGCGTCCAAAGACTTACAGACGGTCCAGACCCAGGTCACGGTGCAGTACTCGCTCCTGGGACCCGCGGCTCCGGAGACGTTCCAGAAGATAGGCACGCGCGACGTGGTTGCGGCTACGGTGATCGAGCCCGCGATCCAGGAGTCCGTGAAAGCTATCACCGCCCAGTACACGGCCGAGCAGCTCGTGACGAAGAGGGCCGAGGTCAAGCTCCAGATACAGGAAGCCATAGACAACTTCATCGACGTAACCTTAAAAGACAAAAATGTCCCGGCAGCCCTCAAGATCTCGAACGTCGCGATCACCGATTTCGAATTCTCGGACGAGTTCAACAGGGCGATCGAGCTCAAGGTGAAGGCGGAGCAGGAGGCGCTCCAGGCGAGGAACGAGAAGACCAAGAGGGTCACGCAGGCGGAAGCCGCATATCAGGAGCAGAAGCTCGCCGCCGATGCCGCCGCATACGACATAGAAGCACGCTCGAAAGCGAAGGCCGACGCGATCGCGCGTGAGGCGAAGGCGCTCAAGGACAACCCGGAACTGATACAGCTGAGAATGTCCGAGAAATGGGACGGCACACTGCCGAAGTTCACGGGGGGAGATGCGATTCCGTTTATAGACATCAATTCGGTGATTAACGATAAGCAGTAG
- the gcvP gene encoding aminomethyl-transferring glycine dehydrogenase: METEQDGYPTFARRHIGPDKAELDAMLGVVGAESLDELIEETVHPSIRLKKSLNLPEGISEYELLEDLRKKAGMNKLFKSYIGLGYYDCATPGVIQRNILENPGWYTQYTPYQAEISQGRLEALLNFQTMVVDLTGMDIANASLLDEGTAAAEAMTMLHRVADRKPGANGRDVFFVSEKCFPQTIDVLKTRAEPLGIELVVGDHARFGFGEGVFGALLQYPDTDGGVHDYSDFINKAHERGVLVAVAADLLSLALLTSPGEFGADAVIGSAQRFGVPMGFGGPHAAYFATREGFARQIPGRIIGVSIDSHGDPAYRMALQTREQHIRREKATSNICTAQALLAIMASMYAVYHGPSGLKAIAARIHRSAAVLESELIRLGVAQRNEHYFDTLKMDLGEGSGPLMDKIRSYAEKSRINFNYIDGSHIGISLDETTSPDDIREIVKVFSSSLGSESKARNIGPGSGDSGPRIPSGLARKSPYLTHPVFNSFHSETLMLRYIKKLESKDLSLATSMIPLGSCTMKLNATTEMVPVTWPEFSKLHPFAPASQTRGYSKIFRELERYLSVITGFPAVSLQPNSGAQGEYSGLMVIRAYYKDRGEGRRNVALIPSSAHGTNPASAALAGMKVVVVDCDERGNIDLGSLRKKAEEHKNELAALMVTYPSTHGVFEEKIKEICSIVHRNGGQVYMDGANMNAQVGLTNPYIIGADICHLNLHKTFSIPHGGGGPGMGPICARRHLAPYLPGHALVKTGGEKPIHAVASAPWGSASILLISYAYIRMLGKDGVTDATKYAILNANYIKSRLEKVYDVVYTGSRGRVAHEFILDMRRFKKDAGIEVEDVAKRLMDYGFHAPTVSWPVAGTVMIEPTESEAKAELDRFCDALLSINQEVGEIAEGAADREDNVLKNAPLTVREASGDAWNHPYPRHKAAYPLPYLEEYKFWPPVGRINNPYGDRNLVCTCPDIKSYEE; the protein is encoded by the coding sequence ATGGAAACTGAACAGGACGGATACCCTACATTTGCGAGGAGGCATATAGGCCCCGATAAAGCGGAGCTCGATGCCATGCTCGGTGTAGTCGGTGCAGAGTCCCTGGACGAGCTCATTGAAGAGACGGTCCACCCGTCCATCAGACTGAAAAAAAGTTTGAACCTCCCTGAAGGTATAAGCGAATACGAGCTCCTCGAGGATTTAAGAAAGAAAGCCGGTATGAACAAGCTGTTCAAGTCCTATATAGGCCTCGGCTATTACGACTGTGCGACGCCAGGCGTAATTCAGAGAAACATACTCGAGAATCCGGGCTGGTACACGCAGTACACGCCCTATCAGGCGGAGATATCGCAGGGGCGTCTCGAAGCGCTCCTCAATTTCCAGACCATGGTCGTCGATCTCACCGGTATGGATATCGCGAACGCGTCCCTCCTCGATGAAGGGACAGCGGCGGCTGAAGCCATGACTATGCTCCACCGCGTCGCCGACAGGAAGCCCGGCGCAAACGGCCGGGACGTCTTCTTTGTTTCGGAGAAATGCTTCCCACAGACGATAGACGTGCTCAAGACACGCGCCGAGCCTCTGGGAATAGAGCTCGTCGTCGGAGACCACGCGCGGTTCGGTTTCGGTGAAGGCGTCTTCGGTGCGCTCCTCCAGTATCCGGATACCGACGGCGGGGTTCACGACTACTCGGACTTCATAAATAAAGCGCACGAGCGGGGCGTGCTCGTGGCCGTCGCAGCCGATCTCCTTTCCCTCGCGCTCCTTACGTCCCCCGGGGAGTTCGGGGCGGACGCCGTCATAGGCTCGGCGCAGAGGTTCGGCGTCCCCATGGGGTTCGGAGGTCCGCACGCCGCATACTTCGCGACGCGGGAAGGGTTCGCTCGCCAGATACCCGGCAGGATAATCGGCGTATCTATAGACTCCCACGGGGACCCCGCATACAGGATGGCGCTACAGACGAGGGAGCAGCACATCAGGAGAGAGAAAGCGACCTCGAACATATGCACCGCGCAGGCGCTCCTCGCGATCATGGCCTCCATGTACGCGGTCTACCACGGCCCCTCCGGTCTCAAGGCCATAGCAGCGAGAATTCACAGGTCGGCGGCCGTGCTCGAAAGCGAGCTTATCAGGCTGGGAGTCGCACAGAGGAACGAGCATTACTTCGATACGTTGAAAATGGACCTCGGAGAGGGCTCCGGTCCGCTCATGGATAAAATCAGATCGTACGCTGAAAAGTCCCGGATCAATTTCAATTACATAGACGGCAGCCATATCGGAATCTCTCTCGATGAAACGACGAGTCCTGACGATATACGGGAAATCGTGAAAGTCTTTTCCAGCTCGCTAGGTTCGGAATCAAAGGCTCGTAATATCGGTCCCGGCAGCGGGGATTCGGGTCCGAGGATACCGTCCGGACTCGCGCGTAAGAGCCCTTACCTCACACACCCTGTGTTCAACAGCTTTCACTCAGAGACCCTGATGCTCCGGTATATAAAAAAGCTCGAGAGCAAGGACCTCTCGCTCGCGACGTCGATGATACCTCTCGGGTCCTGCACCATGAAGCTCAACGCTACGACGGAGATGGTCCCGGTAACGTGGCCCGAGTTTTCGAAGCTCCATCCGTTCGCGCCAGCAAGCCAGACGCGGGGTTATTCAAAAATATTCAGGGAGCTCGAGCGTTATCTGTCCGTGATCACGGGTTTCCCCGCTGTTTCGCTGCAGCCCAACTCCGGGGCCCAGGGCGAATATTCTGGTCTCATGGTCATAAGGGCTTACTACAAGGACAGGGGCGAGGGCCGGAGGAACGTGGCGCTCATACCGTCTTCGGCGCACGGCACTAACCCAGCGAGCGCCGCTCTCGCGGGCATGAAAGTAGTCGTCGTAGATTGCGACGAGCGCGGGAACATCGACCTCGGCTCGCTCAGGAAGAAGGCGGAAGAGCATAAAAACGAGCTCGCGGCGCTCATGGTCACTTATCCTTCGACTCACGGAGTTTTCGAGGAGAAGATAAAGGAGATATGCTCGATCGTCCACAGGAACGGAGGCCAGGTCTATATGGACGGGGCCAACATGAACGCTCAGGTGGGTCTCACTAACCCCTACATAATCGGCGCCGACATTTGCCACCTGAATCTCCATAAAACATTCAGCATCCCCCACGGCGGAGGCGGTCCCGGAATGGGCCCTATATGCGCGCGCAGGCATCTGGCGCCTTACCTGCCCGGCCACGCCCTCGTAAAGACCGGGGGAGAGAAGCCGATCCACGCAGTGGCGTCGGCCCCCTGGGGGAGCGCGAGCATACTGCTCATCTCCTATGCGTATATCAGGATGCTCGGGAAGGACGGCGTTACGGACGCGACGAAATACGCGATACTCAACGCCAATTACATTAAATCGAGACTCGAAAAGGTCTATGACGTGGTTTATACGGGATCACGCGGAAGGGTGGCTCACGAATTCATACTCGACATGAGACGTTTCAAGAAGGACGCGGGCATCGAGGTCGAGGACGTGGCCAAGAGGCTCATGGATTACGGGTTCCACGCGCCCACCGTCTCATGGCCCGTCGCCGGGACCGTAATGATAGAGCCTACGGAGAGCGAAGCGAAAGCCGAGCTCGACCGCTTTTGTGACGCGCTGCTCTCGATAAATCAAGAGGTAGGGGAGATCGCCGAAGGGGCAGCAGACCGAGAGGACAACGTGCTCAAGAACGCCCCCCTCACGGTTCGTGAGGCTTCGGGAGATGCATGGAATCACCCCTATCCCAGGCACAAGGCGGCATATCCGCTCCCATATTTGGAGGAGTACAAATTCTGGCCCCCTGTCGGCAGGATAAACAACCCCTACGGCGACAGGAACCTAGTCTGCACCTGCCCGGATATTAAGTCCTACGAGGAGTAG
- the gcvH gene encoding glycine cleavage system protein GcvH has protein sequence MVQIPDELKYTGDHEWAMEEGDLLVIGITDYAQDALGEIVYIELPSEGDEITKGDPFGAVESTKAVSDLYAPVSGDVVEVNEVLLDAPETINGDPYGEGWMIKVRPYDPKELNDLMDFEEYAEYVEKEME, from the coding sequence ATGGTGCAAATTCCTGACGAACTCAAATACACCGGAGATCACGAATGGGCGATGGAAGAAGGTGATTTGCTCGTGATCGGTATCACGGATTACGCGCAGGACGCCCTTGGCGAGATCGTCTATATCGAGCTCCCGAGCGAAGGGGACGAAATAACGAAGGGCGACCCTTTCGGCGCAGTGGAATCGACGAAGGCCGTGTCGGATCTCTATGCCCCCGTGAGCGGCGACGTGGTCGAGGTCAACGAAGTTCTGCTCGACGCCCCCGAGACGATTAACGGAGACCCGTACGGGGAAGGGTGGATGATAAAGGTAAGGCCTTACGACCCCAAAGAGCTTAACGATTTGATGGACTTCGAAGAGTACGCGGAATACGTAGAGAAGGAAATGGAATAA
- the gcvT gene encoding glycine cleavage system aminomethyltransferase GcvT, with amino-acid sequence MKLKRTAMFPIHQELGARIVEFAGWEMPVQYEGLREEHLAVRRDAGLFDVSHMGEIEIRGKEAALFCQRITTNDVGVVRDFQAQYTLFCNHQGGVVDDVILYKLAEDNFLFCVNASNTAKDYEWIIGANDNYDIEIEDRSAQYSQIALQGPRSGTILSECLSADMSSLRRFHFLPFTWKGMDMLVARTGYTGEDGFEIFLPWDGGPALWNGLTESGRACGVKPCGLGARDTLRIDMGYSLYGHEISDDINPFEAGLGRYVKMDAGDFIGRDALNKVLAEGVKRRIYGFRMIDRGIPREGYRVFRDGTEIGRVTSGTLSPSLEKSIGMGYLTSEVAIGDRIQIEIRNTFREAQVVNIPFYKKDIN; translated from the coding sequence GTGAAATTAAAGAGGACGGCGATGTTTCCCATCCACCAAGAGCTGGGAGCGAGGATTGTAGAGTTTGCGGGATGGGAGATGCCGGTTCAGTACGAGGGTCTACGGGAGGAGCATCTCGCAGTCAGACGCGATGCGGGCCTGTTCGATGTGAGTCACATGGGAGAGATAGAGATAAGGGGAAAGGAAGCCGCGCTCTTCTGCCAGCGTATAACGACGAACGACGTCGGCGTCGTGCGGGACTTCCAGGCCCAGTACACGCTCTTCTGTAACCATCAAGGCGGTGTCGTCGACGACGTGATTTTGTACAAGCTCGCGGAGGATAATTTCTTATTCTGCGTGAACGCTTCGAACACGGCGAAAGACTACGAATGGATAATCGGGGCCAACGATAATTACGATATAGAGATCGAGGACAGGAGCGCTCAATACTCGCAGATCGCGCTGCAGGGCCCGCGCTCCGGGACTATTTTATCGGAATGCCTGTCGGCGGATATGAGCTCGCTGAGGAGGTTCCATTTTCTTCCGTTTACGTGGAAAGGCATGGATATGCTTGTGGCGAGGACGGGTTACACGGGAGAAGACGGGTTCGAGATATTCCTGCCCTGGGACGGGGGTCCTGCGCTCTGGAACGGCCTCACGGAGTCCGGACGGGCTTGCGGGGTCAAGCCCTGCGGGTTAGGCGCGCGCGACACGCTCAGGATCGATATGGGCTACTCCCTCTACGGGCACGAGATAAGCGACGACATAAACCCTTTCGAGGCGGGGCTCGGAAGGTACGTGAAGATGGACGCAGGTGATTTCATCGGCAGGGACGCGCTGAACAAGGTTCTCGCCGAAGGCGTCAAACGCCGCATATACGGATTTCGGATGATAGACCGCGGCATACCGAGGGAGGGTTACAGGGTGTTCAGGGACGGTACTGAGATCGGCCGCGTTACCAGCGGGACTTTATCCCCTAGCCTTGAAAAATCGATAGGGATGGGTTATCTAACAAGTGAAGTCGCGATCGGCGACAGGATACAAATCGAGATTAGGAATACTTTCAGGGAGGCTCAGGTGGTAAATATTCCCTTCTATAAAAAGGATATTAATTAA
- a CDS encoding acyl-CoA synthetase: MARLEFFDRLASFENDIAIIDRNGSYSYEALLAYARSVASCLLSNEKDLREKRVAFMVPSSFDYAAVMLGVWLAGGIAVPLCVSHPDPELDYALRDSGAGFVIASPEFEDRLRLLAGERNAEFITVADALSSRHRDLPRLSGERRAMIIYTSGTTSRHKGVVTTHENIGAQIGSLVTAWEWSRSDFVLDVLPLHHLHGILNVLLCALFTGAQCEMMQGFDPRRVWEKFMEWDYTLFMAVPTVYSRLIRTWDEAGEEEKKRMSAACRKMRLMVSGSAALPVSTLEKWREISGHVLLERYGMTEIGMALSNPLRGERRPGRVGAPLPGVDVKVIDESGNVIEGEGAGEIIVKGKNVFLEYWNNPEATREAFMEEGWFVTGDLAERDAHGSYRILGRKSVDIIKSGGYKISALEVEEALREHPSIEECAVVGIEDEEWGERVCAALVLSRGGEVHLQSLREWCRERLAPYKIPSRIITVGELPRNQMGKVIKPGVIELFRDI; encoded by the coding sequence ATGGCACGATTGGAGTTCTTCGATAGACTCGCATCATTTGAAAACGATATAGCGATAATCGACAGGAACGGCTCGTACAGTTACGAAGCTCTGCTCGCTTACGCCCGCTCTGTCGCGTCGTGTCTTCTTTCGAACGAGAAAGACCTGAGGGAAAAACGGGTCGCGTTCATGGTCCCGTCCTCGTTCGACTACGCGGCCGTCATGCTCGGCGTGTGGCTCGCGGGCGGCATAGCCGTTCCTCTCTGCGTATCTCACCCCGACCCCGAGCTCGATTACGCGCTCCGGGACTCGGGGGCGGGATTCGTTATCGCATCGCCTGAATTCGAAGACAGGCTCAGACTACTCGCGGGTGAGAGGAATGCGGAATTCATCACCGTCGCGGATGCGCTCTCCTCCCGGCATCGGGACTTGCCTCGTCTGAGCGGAGAGAGGAGGGCGATGATAATTTACACGAGCGGTACAACGAGCAGGCACAAGGGCGTTGTCACGACACACGAAAACATCGGGGCGCAGATCGGATCCCTAGTCACCGCGTGGGAATGGTCCCGGAGCGATTTCGTTCTCGACGTGCTGCCCCTCCACCACCTCCACGGCATATTGAACGTGCTCCTCTGCGCCCTCTTCACGGGCGCGCAGTGCGAGATGATGCAGGGGTTCGATCCCCGGCGCGTGTGGGAGAAATTCATGGAGTGGGATTACACGCTCTTCATGGCGGTCCCGACCGTATATTCGAGGCTCATACGTACGTGGGACGAAGCCGGGGAGGAGGAAAAGAAAAGAATGAGCGCTGCCTGCCGGAAGATGCGTCTCATGGTCTCGGGCTCGGCGGCCCTGCCTGTGAGCACACTCGAGAAGTGGAGGGAGATAAGCGGACACGTGCTTCTCGAAAGGTACGGCATGACAGAGATCGGTATGGCGCTCTCGAACCCGCTCCGGGGCGAGAGGCGTCCCGGCCGCGTGGGCGCGCCGCTCCCGGGAGTAGATGTAAAGGTGATCGATGAGAGCGGGAATGTAATCGAGGGAGAAGGGGCAGGAGAGATCATAGTGAAGGGTAAAAACGTCTTCCTCGAATACTGGAACAACCCCGAGGCCACGAGAGAGGCTTTCATGGAAGAGGGGTGGTTCGTGACGGGCGACCTGGCCGAGAGGGACGCTCACGGGAGCTACAGGATACTCGGTAGGAAGTCGGTCGATATTATAAAGAGCGGCGGCTACAAGATTTCGGCGCTAGAGGTAGAAGAGGCCCTGAGAGAGCACCCTTCCATAGAAGAGTGCGCCGTCGTCGGCATCGAGGACGAGGAGTGGGGAGAGAGAGTGTGCGCCGCCCTCGTCCTTTCGAGGGGCGGTGAGGTGCATCTGCAATCGCTGAGAGAGTGGTGCAGGGAGAGACTCGCCCCCTACAAAATCCCTTCCCGAATCATTACGGTCGGCGAGCTCCCCCGGAACCAGATGGGCAAGGTCATAAAGCCCGGAGTCATTGAATTATTCAGAGACATTTAA
- the def gene encoding peptide deformylase: MDKIDAGKILEIAEMGNPVLRERAVEVEEIHDPELQKFIDDLIATGSNANGVGIAAPQVSVKKRIFIISSRPNIRYPNAPVMEPAAVINPEIISYSDETVKDWEGCLSIPGIRGLVPRHRSVHVKYLTREGIMEEKDFSDFIARIFQHEYDHLNGVLFLDRILSSADLMTEKEYAKLLRRETEL; this comes from the coding sequence TTGGATAAAATCGATGCGGGGAAAATTCTGGAGATTGCGGAGATGGGAAACCCCGTGCTCAGGGAGAGGGCGGTGGAGGTCGAGGAGATACACGACCCCGAGCTTCAGAAATTTATCGACGACCTCATAGCGACCGGCAGCAATGCGAACGGCGTCGGAATCGCCGCTCCTCAGGTGAGCGTCAAGAAGCGCATATTCATAATCTCCTCCCGCCCGAACATAAGGTATCCGAACGCGCCTGTGATGGAGCCCGCGGCCGTGATCAACCCCGAGATAATTTCATACTCCGACGAAACGGTGAAAGACTGGGAGGGGTGCCTCAGCATACCGGGCATAAGGGGGCTCGTCCCTCGGCACAGGTCAGTGCATGTCAAATACCTGACGAGGGAGGGAATAATGGAAGAGAAGGATTTCTCCGACTTCATCGCGCGCATATTCCAGCACGAGTACGACCACCTGAACGGTGTGCTCTTCCTCGACCGTATCCTTTCGAGCGCTGATCTGATGACGGAAAAAGAATACGCGAAGCTGCTGCGGAGGGAGACGGAATTGTAG
- the budA gene encoding acetolactate decarboxylase — protein MKTTLLRLSTAAAALFFFTAITHAEGGSDTIFQTSTIGALMEGVYDGDFTFGELKKHGDLGLGTLNGLDGEMIGVDGVFYQVRSDGKVVVVPDTAVTPFAAVTFFEPDRSLTLTKALSCKDLESYLESLFPSKNIFYAVKIEGSFDHVKTRSVPRQKKPYPPLTEVVKRQSYFELSDIKGTMAGFWLPAYVKDINVAGFHLHFITQDKESGGHVLDCTVRDVKIEIDYSRDLDLSLPETGGFYNADLTETSGSDVSSVEKGKK, from the coding sequence ATGAAGACGACTCTCCTGAGACTATCCACAGCCGCGGCGGCCCTCTTTTTTTTCACCGCCATTACACACGCAGAGGGCGGGAGCGATACGATTTTCCAGACCTCGACCATAGGCGCGCTCATGGAGGGGGTATACGACGGGGACTTCACGTTCGGCGAATTGAAAAAGCACGGGGACCTCGGCCTCGGCACGCTCAACGGCCTCGACGGGGAAATGATAGGAGTGGACGGGGTCTTCTATCAGGTGAGGTCGGACGGGAAGGTCGTTGTCGTGCCAGATACGGCCGTGACGCCTTTTGCGGCCGTGACTTTTTTCGAGCCGGACAGGAGCCTTACTCTCACAAAAGCGCTAAGTTGTAAGGATCTCGAGAGTTATCTCGAATCCCTTTTCCCTTCGAAAAATATTTTCTACGCCGTCAAGATAGAAGGCAGCTTCGATCATGTAAAAACGAGGAGCGTGCCGAGGCAGAAAAAACCGTACCCGCCTCTCACAGAAGTGGTGAAGCGCCAGTCGTACTTCGAGCTCAGCGACATTAAGGGCACTATGGCGGGATTCTGGCTCCCCGCATACGTGAAGGACATAAACGTGGCCGGATTCCACCTGCATTTTATTACACAAGATAAAGAATCCGGGGGACACGTGCTCGACTGCACGGTAAGAGACGTGAAGATTGAAATCGATTACTCGAGAGACCTCGACCTGTCGCTCCCGGAAACGGGCGGATTTTACAACGCGGACCTCACGGAGACGAGCGGGAGTGACGTGAGCAGTGTGGAAAAAGGAAAGAAATAA
- a CDS encoding cyclase family protein, with protein MKNIIKAALLVIAVLLSADFTRTAFSGEAALQFSDGKWVDLTHDFAGNTVYWPTGEGFRLETVFQGTTDKGYYYAANKYTAEEHGGTHIDAPRHFAEGRQTLDEIPLESLIGTAVVIDVSKKAASDRDYQAGVADFTAWEGANGRIPDNAIVLLNTGYAKYWPDRVKYMGTDKKGQEAIKNLHFPGLDPAAAKWLTENRKISAIGLDTPSIDYGQSVLFESHRILFKENIPAFENVANLDLVPAKGALVVALPMKIKGGSGGPLRIVALIPETD; from the coding sequence ATGAAGAACATAATCAAAGCAGCTCTGCTAGTTATTGCCGTGCTTCTCTCCGCGGATTTTACGCGGACGGCATTCTCCGGGGAGGCCGCTCTGCAGTTCTCCGATGGGAAATGGGTAGACCTCACGCACGATTTCGCGGGCAATACGGTCTACTGGCCGACGGGGGAAGGTTTCAGGCTCGAGACGGTATTCCAGGGCACAACAGACAAGGGCTACTACTACGCGGCTAATAAATATACGGCCGAGGAGCACGGGGGGACGCACATAGACGCGCCGCGCCATTTCGCCGAGGGCAGGCAGACACTCGACGAGATACCGCTCGAAAGCCTCATCGGCACCGCCGTCGTGATCGACGTTTCGAAGAAAGCCGCTTCCGACCGTGATTACCAGGCAGGCGTCGCGGACTTTACCGCATGGGAGGGCGCCAACGGAAGGATCCCCGACAACGCCATAGTCCTACTCAATACGGGTTATGCGAAGTACTGGCCCGACAGGGTGAAATACATGGGGACCGACAAAAAAGGACAGGAAGCGATAAAAAACCTCCATTTCCCGGGCCTCGACCCGGCGGCAGCGAAGTGGCTCACGGAGAACCGCAAGATAAGCGCGATCGGCCTCGACACCCCGAGCATAGATTACGGGCAATCCGTGCTTTTCGAAAGCCACAGGATTTTGTTCAAGGAGAACATCCCGGCTTTCGAGAACGTTGCGAACCTGGACTTGGTTCCGGCGAAGGGCGCCCTTGTCGTCGCTCTTCCGATGAAGATAAAGGGCGGGAGCGGAGGGCCTCTCAGGATCGTTGCGCTCATACCTGAAACCGATTAA
- a CDS encoding DUF6573 family protein, which yields MKPGIQTRKQALEEGKQRDITETAKEAGLLVPVFITAAVWDTWITPEGPGAKTEEDEKRRLRSILDKLLYFIRVHRQTNKSNLIYFPVPLTRGGKEENVQLMSHLGPLEKADRRPCITIMTPEEYDLEREP from the coding sequence ATGAAGCCCGGCATTCAGACGAGAAAGCAGGCGCTCGAAGAAGGGAAGCAGAGGGACATCACGGAGACGGCGAAGGAAGCGGGCCTGCTCGTCCCCGTCTTTATTACTGCTGCCGTCTGGGATACCTGGATCACGCCCGAGGGGCCGGGCGCGAAGACGGAAGAGGACGAGAAGAGAAGGCTGAGGAGCATACTCGACAAGCTTCTATATTTCATAAGAGTCCACCGCCAGACCAACAAATCCAACCTGATTTACTTTCCGGTGCCGCTCACGAGGGGAGGGAAAGAGGAGAACGTGCAGCTCATGTCGCACCTGGGCCCTCTCGAAAAGGCCGACCGGAGGCCATGCATCACTATTATGACCCCTGAGGAATACGACCTTGAAAGAGAGCCTTGA
- a CDS encoding cysteine desulfurase family protein: MEYREIYLDNNATTKPLPEVREEVYEILGDEFGNPSSAHSRGERARKHLAGAREKVAELIGSKPSKITFTSSGTESNNMAFYSSTRDKGKKCRIITTTVEHSSIRKMCSYLCINGVEIKLVEVDGKGLIDLDGFRKMMNGDTSLVSVQWVNNETGVVQPVVEVGEMCRERGVPFHTDAAQAVGKLEMRVEELPFDFLTFTGHKFHGPQGAGAIYTKDKFLLAPMMFGGFQEEGFRPGTQNLPGIVGLGKAAELRKNELLRLTAYMKDVRDRFEAMVLDFVPGTRVNGEVKNRVCNTTNIMFGGIDGRKLVRELDEAGVRCSQSSACTNFEVSPSYVLCAMGLTEEEAYSSIRFSFSVENTLDEADTAARIIRDICERMRT; this comes from the coding sequence ATGGAATACAGGGAAATTTATCTCGATAACAACGCAACGACGAAGCCGCTTCCCGAGGTGAGGGAAGAGGTCTATGAGATACTGGGCGACGAATTCGGAAACCCCTCGAGCGCCCATTCCAGAGGAGAAAGAGCGAGGAAGCACCTAGCGGGCGCCAGGGAAAAAGTAGCTGAGCTCATAGGCTCGAAGCCGTCCAAGATCACGTTCACGAGCTCGGGGACGGAGTCGAACAACATGGCGTTTTATTCCTCGACCAGGGACAAGGGGAAGAAATGCCGCATCATCACGACTACCGTAGAACATTCCTCTATAAGGAAGATGTGCAGCTATCTCTGCATCAACGGCGTGGAAATTAAGCTCGTAGAGGTCGACGGTAAAGGCCTGATCGACCTCGACGGGTTCAGGAAAATGATGAACGGAGATACTTCGCTCGTTTCCGTGCAGTGGGTGAACAACGAAACGGGCGTCGTTCAGCCCGTAGTCGAGGTCGGAGAGATGTGCCGTGAGAGAGGCGTGCCTTTCCACACTGACGCGGCGCAGGCCGTTGGAAAGCTCGAAATGAGGGTCGAAGAACTGCCGTTCGATTTCCTTACGTTCACAGGGCACAAATTCCACGGCCCCCAGGGAGCCGGAGCCATCTACACGAAAGACAAATTCCTTCTCGCGCCGATGATGTTCGGAGGGTTCCAGGAGGAGGGTTTCAGGCCGGGGACCCAGAACCTGCCGGGGATAGTCGGGCTCGGCAAGGCCGCTGAGCTGAGAAAGAACGAGCTCCTACGGCTTACGGCATACATGAAGGATGTGAGGGACAGGTTCGAAGCCATGGTGCTCGACTTCGTCCCGGGGACCAGGGTGAACGGCGAAGTAAAGAACAGGGTTTGCAACACCACGAATATCATGTTCGGAGGGATAGACGGGAGGAAGCTCGTAAGGGAGCTCGACGAGGCGGGCGTGAGGTGCTCGCAGAGCTCGGCGTGCACCAACTTCGAGGTCTCGCCCTCGTACGTTTTGTGTGCGATGGGCCTCACGGAGGAAGAAGCGTACTCAAGCATCAGGTTCAGTTTTTCGGTAGAGAACACCCTCGATGAAGCAGACACGGCCGCCCGCATCATAAGAGACATCTGCGAAAGAATGAGAACCTAG